The Psychromonas sp. MME1 genome window below encodes:
- a CDS encoding LacI family DNA-binding transcriptional regulator, with translation MSKKMTMAEISRRLGISTMTVSRYFNDGYVSAENRLKIDAIVKESHYTPNIFARSIRSQSNIIGFVAPRIESYTTSLVIKGALAAANESQVRMLFHATGFSHDSECQAVREFNGLNALGTIILASKHSVEEPFYQTLDNVLFIGKNTPHHCCLYYPEQAAIKALVSQTITQLKQQQAPLAAVHYIYDERMLSSRTKLMQTTITDAAPELNFSLQALADSELKIGYQEIQLQPNNVYFCATDNIAIRLYRRAKEQQLKIGHNLWIVGIGDYDYSDLLVPSLSTVAFNYYQVGYQAVKKLIKRDFSSVEGQFNIKMRESSQFLG, from the coding sequence ATGAGTAAAAAAATGACCATGGCGGAGATTTCAAGGCGACTTGGGATCTCAACAATGACCGTGTCACGTTACTTTAATGACGGTTATGTTTCGGCAGAGAATCGCCTTAAAATTGATGCTATCGTCAAAGAAAGTCATTATACCCCTAATATATTTGCTCGCTCAATTCGAAGTCAATCTAATATTATTGGTTTCGTTGCGCCTCGGATTGAATCATATACAACGAGTTTAGTGATTAAAGGGGCTCTGGCTGCGGCAAATGAATCACAAGTCCGAATGCTGTTTCATGCTACAGGGTTTAGTCATGACTCCGAATGCCAAGCAGTGAGAGAGTTTAATGGCTTAAATGCATTGGGTACAATTATTCTTGCTTCAAAGCACAGTGTTGAAGAGCCTTTTTATCAAACCTTAGATAATGTCCTATTTATTGGTAAAAACACCCCCCATCATTGCTGTTTATATTACCCTGAACAGGCTGCGATTAAAGCGCTAGTCTCACAAACCATCACTCAGTTAAAACAGCAGCAGGCACCACTCGCAGCCGTGCATTATATCTATGATGAACGTATGCTATCAAGCCGTACTAAATTGATGCAAACAACTATTACTGACGCAGCACCAGAGCTAAATTTTTCGCTGCAAGCATTGGCTGATTCGGAGCTAAAAATCGGATACCAAGAGATTCAATTACAGCCCAATAATGTCTATTTTTGTGCTACCGATAATATTGCCATTCGTTTATATCGTCGCGCCAAAGAGCAGCAATTAAAAATTGGCCATAACCTGTGGATTGTAGGCATAGGGGATTATGACTACAGTGATTTATTAGTACCAAGCCTTAGTACTGTTGCTTTTAATTACTATCAAGTGGGCTACCAAGCCGTTAAAAAATTGATTAAGCGTGATTTCAGTTCCGTTGAAGGCCAATTTAATATAAAAATGAGAGAAAGCTCACAGTTTTTAGGGTAA
- a CDS encoding alpha-glucosidase — translation MHKKKQMTRTNNMHLTPLAWWKKATAYQIYPRSFYDTNQDGIGDIEGIIAKLDYLADLGIDLLWICPFYASPNDDNGYDISDYQAIHPDFGTLEDVDRLISAAHERGIRIIMDLVINHTSDEHPWFIESRESKDSPKRDWYIWRDGCEPTAEKPSCDPNNWESIFHGSAWEYDAKTAQYYLHLFSKKQPDLNWENPEVKQALFNMIHWWLARGIDGFRVDAISHIQKKAGLPSLPNPKGENYVSSFDYHMNVEGIDKHLYELRDQAFAPFDIVTVGEANGVSAENALTWVAEASEHDQGGVFNMIFQFEHMKLWAEEQSLEHFDLVEFKQILSRWQNALEGKGWNALYLENHDQARSINTFAHPDYWYGSATALASCYFLMKGTPFIYQGQEIGMVNNQFTSVNDFNDVSARNLSKKLEQQGQTDEKILALLNQVSRDHSRLPMQWNDRDFAGFSEVPPWFAVNPNYTDINVEQQQQDPNSILNFYKQLIALRKSNESLVVGRYQLLMPDDPNIYAYQRIAQDMTWTIITNLSAQESIVNIDSAQLGTLMLDNQTINNEHIQSDFITTQIAPAYAAYIFVRKH, via the coding sequence ATGCACAAGAAAAAACAGATGACGCGCACTAATAATATGCATTTAACACCACTCGCGTGGTGGAAGAAAGCGACTGCCTACCAAATTTATCCTCGTAGCTTTTATGATACAAACCAAGATGGTATTGGTGATATTGAGGGAATCATTGCCAAGCTGGATTACCTTGCTGATTTGGGGATTGATTTATTATGGATTTGTCCATTTTATGCATCACCGAATGATGATAACGGTTACGATATTAGTGACTATCAAGCAATTCATCCTGATTTTGGAACCCTTGAGGATGTCGATCGATTAATCAGTGCTGCTCATGAACGCGGCATTCGTATTATTATGGACTTAGTGATCAACCACACTAGTGATGAGCATCCATGGTTCATTGAGTCTCGTGAAAGTAAAGATAGCCCCAAACGTGATTGGTATATTTGGCGTGATGGTTGTGAGCCAACAGCTGAAAAGCCGTCTTGCGATCCAAATAACTGGGAAAGTATTTTTCATGGTAGTGCATGGGAATATGATGCTAAAACGGCGCAATATTACCTGCACCTATTTTCTAAAAAACAGCCCGATCTTAATTGGGAAAACCCTGAAGTTAAACAAGCATTATTTAACATGATTCATTGGTGGCTGGCTCGTGGTATTGATGGTTTCCGTGTGGATGCTATTAGCCATATTCAGAAAAAAGCTGGTTTACCCTCTTTACCCAATCCAAAGGGTGAAAATTATGTCTCTTCATTTGACTATCACATGAATGTTGAGGGTATTGATAAGCATTTATATGAACTAAGAGATCAGGCGTTTGCACCTTTTGATATTGTTACCGTTGGCGAGGCAAATGGGGTCTCTGCAGAAAATGCATTAACTTGGGTCGCTGAAGCCAGCGAACATGACCAAGGCGGTGTTTTTAATATGATTTTTCAGTTTGAGCACATGAAATTATGGGCGGAAGAGCAAAGTCTCGAGCATTTTGATTTAGTGGAATTTAAGCAAATTCTATCGCGTTGGCAAAATGCATTAGAAGGCAAAGGCTGGAACGCACTTTATTTAGAGAATCACGATCAAGCCCGTAGTATTAATACCTTTGCTCATCCAGATTATTGGTATGGCAGTGCTACGGCTTTAGCAAGTTGTTATTTTTTGATGAAAGGAACTCCGTTTATTTATCAGGGCCAAGAGATCGGCATGGTAAATAATCAGTTTACTTCTGTGAACGACTTTAATGATGTGTCTGCTAGAAATTTAAGTAAAAAGTTAGAGCAACAAGGACAAACCGACGAAAAGATCTTGGCATTGTTAAATCAAGTATCCCGTGATCATAGTCGTCTACCAATGCAATGGAATGATCGCGATTTTGCTGGTTTTTCTGAGGTGCCACCTTGGTTTGCTGTGAATCCAAATTACACCGATATCAATGTTGAACAACAACAGCAAGATCCAAACTCAATTTTGAATTTTTATAAACAGTTGATTGCCCTGCGTAAATCAAATGAAAGTTTGGTGGTTGGTCGTTATCAATTGTTGATGCCTGATGATCCTAATATCTATGCTTATCAACGCATTGCTCAAGATATGACATGGACCATTATTACCAATTTAAGTGCACAAGAGAGCATCGTTAATATCGACAGTGCGCAATTAGGGACGTTAATGCTTGATAACCAAACTATCAATAATGAACACATTCAATCGGATTTTATAACAACGCAAATAGCTCCCGCTTATGCAGCGTATATATTTGTAAGAAAACATTAA